The genomic region ggcgatatccgtcacaagcttgtaacggataccgtttcctgtcacaaaatacccattgagaggtgagtgagaagcacatggaggtgccccaccttgtctcctctccctttttgtgagaggtcacaaacttgtgaggggattagcccgtcacaagcaagactcgTACTACAACAAAGTGACAGTCTTTGTTATAACCTTTTTTTATCATTAAATGGTCAATTTTTATTATTACAAAATACTCCTTCCGTTCCATAATATAAATCGTTTTaggaaaaaaatcaaatttttcatTTTATAAGTCGTTTACATTTTTCTAAATATTAAATgttattttcattttccaatgcactaaaaatttgaaaaaatagttaaTTTAAACAATTTTAATAGTGGAATAACTCAACTTCCAAATTTTCAAAGACCATTTATAACATATACCTATAACACAAAATACAACATTTCCCAGTAATTTCTTATTTCTTATGAAATAATCTAAAACTACTTATATTATGGAACGGAGGAAGTAGTAACATTATTCGTCTTAAATTAAGACCATCTAATGGGACATTGTTATAAATTAGCATTAAAGATACTCTTATGGGTATGACGCTATCTACACTTAGGCCTTGTTCTTTTCGGCTTAATTTCAGCTTCATTCAACTAACTCTAACTCATTTTAGTTCAATTAAGCttatttcagctttatttatctCAATAAATTTCGATTTAGTTTAGCTCCATACAACTCTATTCAACTTAAAAGAACCAAACCTTAATAAAGAGCTAGGATAATTCATCGTATAGGAAGGAGAAACTTTCTAGTGAGAAAACCATAATATGTCATTACGCAATGATATTAGCGTGTAAGTGGAATTGGCAATAAAAAAGAGTGTAGGATTTTACGTCACACTTGTATGAATATGGCAAGTTTCAGGTTCATAAATCCTGGACAAATCCATTAATTTTCTAATTCAGAAAAGTCGTATTCAAGAATTACACGTAATCTGCCTTCATGAATCATGATTCATGACAAGAAAAGTTAACACGACATAGGTGAAAGTAAAGAACAAGTTTGATTACTCAAAACACACAAGTTTAAACTGAACTTGTAAATAAAGTTTGGTATACTATTCTGCTTTATATGACTTCATCCATTTACTTAATTTTGAGATTGGTTTTAATAACTATGTTAGTTAATAATATGTGTTTTGTTTACTCATCATCCATTAATTAGTTATATTAATCCacttttttataatttttgtgtcaagagtaaaaataaataaatagttgcaaCAAAGAGAGTATTTCAAGTATTCAGCCCTTAGGTTGCTTCACAAATCCCTTTGTATTAGTTGTTTCAATTTGATGAGCTCCACACAAATAGTTCGTATATTAAGGCAGTATAAGTAGTGGAGCGAACTAGTCCGTCTATTTCATCTGAGGAGTATACCGATCTATGGGTTTATTAGATCTCGTTTCCTAAGACTAGACCGATAATTCCTTTAGGCCTAGGCGACATAGCCTCCTCCAGATCGAGCCAATTCCCCCGGTATGAGGGGTGAAATCTCGTTTCTTAAGACCGGGCGGGTAATTCCTTTAGGCGTAGGCGACATAGCCTCCTTCAGATCGATCCAATTCCCCTGGGGCTTCAAACGGGAAAGGGAACTCTATTTGCTTGCAAAATGCCGGTTGTTTGCCTCTTCGACCTTCCCCAGGGAATCGGTTATTGGAGGCAGAGCTGGGTCACGAACACAACTATTACCGTAGAGCTTATGTTATAACAAAAATTAAACGCGTCACGCACAGAGCTCCGTGACGGATACCCATGGGATGACGAAAAACTAAATTTAAAGATATGCCAATGCTCATAAATCACAATGGCTCATAGAAAGGGCAGCAGCTCAAACTAGGTTTACAAGCACCCTTAATTATGCATTACAATGAGATTAAGGAGATATTGTAAACAATCAGAGTTGACACTCAAAAACTGAGTTGCGTACATGTGGGgcgcaattaaaaaaaaaaaaaaaaaaaaaaaacatagggTACAGTGACATTGTGAACTCAGCTTTGGCTTttgatttccatgatgaaactTTTTTTAACATAATAGTTTAACACGTTGGACATGCAAAAATCTGACACGTGTCAGAATACGTATGGACATAAAACATGTTATGATGGGAAACAGCTGTCAGCAATGTCCACACAGGTTGACTTTGATACTTTCTGTCAACAAAGTTAAACTATACACTTGGGAAACATTGAGCATTTCTCTACCTTTCTTCGATGCCTTATCTTATTCTCTACTGCGTCCCCGATAATAAATGTACTCCGTATCAGTATGAAATTTGTGGACGTACTTACTTGTCAATTTTAATACTACGGTTAAATCGTTAATTAAAATCGACAAGGTTTAATAAGCGAGTCCTTTTTCTAAACGACTTCTTCTTTACTATCTATGGTAACTTTGTTCATGGAATGCTTATGATTCAATGTATTAAGTTTTGTACATttagctgtcaaaaaaaaaaaaaaaagttttgtacatttatttgaaattaagTTATTTATCGTTTTAGTTTGAATAAATATAAACATTTAGCATTTCTCTACCATGCACAACGTTACTTCCCCGTTAAATCCGTGACTTTACCGTTAATCTTTATGTTTCTCATCCTCGTATTTTTGTGCCTTACTGTTAATTCAAGTAATTGCTTGAAGCCGCTACACAAAAAACCGTGTACTTGTTTCCAACTGTGCCTAAAATTATTTATGACAAAAGAATTTATACTCGTACCTTAAACTATGAAAATTATTCAATTCAGAATATTACAATAGTACATATACTTGTAAAAAATCGTCTTACATATAAAACAGGTTGGTTTCATTACTACTTTTCCCCTAATACACTAATACTATTCATAACATCTTGGTGGTTCAATCAATTTCACATACATAATTTTTGTagaaataagaaggaaaaaaagGTTCGAAGGTTCCTTTCAATAAATGTGATACATAAGAGTATTTGTTTTAATATTAAAATGGGTTTAAAATTATCTCATTTAAACATGTAAGAtaaattttttgttttttccttGTGTTTTATGCTTTTGTCTTACTCATACTATTAGACCTGTTTAAATTTTACCCAGCAAGTCTCCTTTGTaacggacatatccgtcacaactCACAAGCTTGCAAAGGGTGAAGTACTACCCATGTGGAGATGAGACAAAACAAATTGCTCCTCCCTGAACACTTTATTTTTGTCTTGTCTACCCACTTAGGTAGTACTTAACCCATCACAAGCTAAGCTTGTGACAGATATGTCtaccaaatgaaaatttgtgtaattttaagaaGGATACACCCATCTTAAAACATAATTGGGGTGATGTGTATAATAAACATGGAGAATGAATAATACATAAAAATGAAAGGTGAATGGGGCCCATTGTTAAGAGGGATAATAAACTTTCTTTCTTAGAGGTTCTATACATGTGAGTAGTAAGATGTATAGCATGTATTTAAAGGCATCATGTCTCCTTCCCTCTGCCACCACCAAGCTTCCAACTTCTTTCATTTTGCTCTACACAAGAAAGAAAAACATACActactaataatactaataatactccCTTTATACTTCATCATCTCTTCTTTACAAAATCAAACCCATGAAGCCAAAAACCCTCTTGTGTTCCTTCTTCCTCATCCTCTTCATCTTCTTTATCCTCGAAGTCTCGGCCACATCGGCTCGTCCACTGGTACAAACACCTAATGGAGATGACAAGCCTAAACAAATCTTGGAAGGAGTTTCTGACTCAAAGCTAGAAGACAACAACTCCATAGATGTAAGTTTCTAATTTTATTTACTTTATGACGCGAAAACATAAGGCTGTGTACATTCGACCCCTCCCAGTACATGCATGGTATTAAACGAAACGAAAACTAATGAATTTTTTTATTTGTGAATGGGTTACAGAAGTTGATGGGCATAGAGAGTTGTGAAGAAGGAGATGAAGAATGCTTAAAGAGAAGGCTACTTTCAGAAGCTCACTTGGACTACATTTACACACAGCATCAAAAGCCATAATAATAGCCATCGATGTCGAAAGTGTAATAATCTTCCGAGACTTTGgtataaaaataattaatattaGAACAAAACTAGTATGTTAGAATAACTTaacatgtgtgtgtgtgtgttaaaTATGGGGATGCTTAAGGTATGAAAATGTTTGAAGATTTGACCTCTTCTTATATAAAAGGTTATCTAAGGGATCAATGTATAATCCTCTCTGAGCTCCTATTGAtatataattaatttgttatctttctgctttattttttttttaagaaaacggtaaaaaaaaTGCAATTACATAATGTTAGAGCATACTAAACCCTTAATTAATATACTCGTAATTTACATTCACATTAAGCATCATAAAACAAATAAACCAAAATTCGTAAGCAAATGGTTCCAATGCTGCTAATGTAAGTTTCTAAAGCTTATTCATTATAATCCCTAAAGATTCTGGTGACGTAAAGGGGGTCTATTTCTTCATGGTTTTGAACTAGTCTCGctgcaaaaatgaaaaatgacaTCTAAGTCGCATACTAACTACATGTAGACATTTCATTTTAAGCCAAAAACACGAAACTTATTTTTACGCTCTATGAAATAGAGTATGACACTTGGCAGAAAAGTGGAAGTTAGAAAGTACTCCGTAACATAAAATGCATGTGCATGCAAGGTATTATATGGATGATTTGGTAGTTGAGATAGAGACCATGCCGTAGAAAAGGGTTAGTAACAACAACTGAAGGTACAACAGACCAAAATTTGGTGAAGAAAGCCATGCAGAATGCAGCAAGAAGAGTACAGATTACATTACATTACATTACATATTGGTAGTTGAAACTTTTAAAGGGAGACATTTATTAAATTATTAAGTCAACTTATGAAACAGTTGGGAAGTTATGTACTTGGGTCAATTTAATGACGGATAGTTACCAGTTACCAGTTTATACTGTATTTATCAGCATTATTCTTGCATTCAACCTTCACATTAAAGCTACATTCCCCAAGCTCCCACCATATGTCAACTTATCAGTTATTACTCATCAGAATAAGTCCTACTTCAAGAGCCACGCTATCGAACCCGTATTAAATCAAATCAATTCAAGTGCAGCACTGTACTGCGATGAGTTATACACGTTTTTCAAGGTCATCACGACTCATATTATGATATATGCATTTACGGCGCAATGAACAGGAGTAGGATACTACGACTAGTTCAAAAGGTCGGGTCTCAGACCAATGTTTGATACCATGTGAAGAGGTGGAGACTCTTTAATACTCTAAAAACTGCATATATGAATCTGAATATTATTCCCCCATTCTCCTTTAACAAGCTAGAAGCAATTTTACTTAACTAAGGATTATCCTATGTGTTTAGTTCCATGAAATAGCTCGAGGCACAAGGGACTGTCACTACAAGAAGGCGTCAATCACTAGAGTTGTACTGCCTAGCAAGCCCTACGATTTACTTCAATCAGAGTAATCAATTTGACAATTAACCGACGACATTATTGGAGAATGTCTTATTCGGTACTAAGATGGAAGTCAATTAGATAGAGACGGTTCATCAACTGAGAATTAAGACATAAACATCAAAGGTCTAAAATCGTTTTCAGAGCCATTAATGAATTAGAAAGAATGAACACCAAAACAACATGAGAAGCACACGGAATAGCATTCACTATTTAGACACCTAAGGAGTTAGGACCACTTACCAAAAGAATGATCGCTTACACTCTTCAGGAAATTGCAATCATTCCATGATATCGTCCAGTCTTGTACATGGTTCTCACAAAAAGTCATTAACCCATTGGCCCTGTAATCAGAAAATACAAACTAATCAAACTGGTAATAAGTAACATCAGTACTTTATAAACTTGAAACAAATGCATGAACTACCCCTGGTTACAGATGTGACAGATTTTTTTATCACCACAGTCAGAAATCGGGTCAAAAAGCTTAATGAAAGTTTCATCTTAATATGTTTCAGAAAAACTACTGAAGGAAAATTTCTACTGAACCATATGAATATTATGAATGGCTGAAATGTAATAACATGAAAAAATCCCAGCCAGAAATTTGAATCGTGGTTGCATCTGtagataaatgaaataaaaggtttaacTTAAAAAGACCCATTTAAGTATTAGACAAATGGCAGCATTTTGCAGTTCACAGGAGGTTCTGATGTACAAATACAGCTACAATAGCATTACTTCACTGCTTCAAGAGTTTCGATAAATGATGGAGCAAGGAGGTTAGATGTACGCACCCTTGCCCCTGTGTTAACAACAGAGTGACTGGTTCTGGATGACCACAAATGAAAATTACGTCGAGAATGGCATCAAATGGCATCTACTTCACTCAAGGATCTTTTCAGCAGCATACACGACACTCCAGCAAAGCAAAGCTCAGTCGGAATAGGAAAACGACAAGCTTGACAGCTTGTTTAAATTGCGTCCAGTAAGGATGTTTCCTGCTTGCACAAAAACTAGACTATCAATTGCTATCTCCATGCAGAAAGTCAACGTCGAATTTCCATATTCATTGCACAGAAGAGACAACAGAAAGGAGCATTTCAAAACAACTTCATAAGGTACTCAAAAAGTATACGTAGTAATATCTTAGCAATTAACATACAATTTCAAACATTCAATATTTAACTGAGGTCACCTGAGAAATACGGCTCCAAAAACTTCACTTAACAGAACACTGAAACCAATTGCTAATTGGGAGGGTAGCCAAACCACGAGgaggagggaagaaaaagaaCAAGCATAGACAAAGGTTTTCTGACATGTTATTGCCAAGTAAAACACACAGAACTACTACTCTGGAACAGTTTATTAACCTACAATTTCAAACATTCAATATTTAACTGAGGTCACCTGAGAAATACGGCTCCAAAAACTTCACTTAACAGAACACTGAAACCAATTGCTAATTGGGAGGGTAGCCAAACCACGAGgaggagggaagaaaaagaaCAAGCATAGACAAAGGTTTTCTGACATGTTATTGCCAAGTAAAACACACAGAACTACTACTCTGGAACAGTTTATTAACCAGCAACTCAGAGAAGCAAAGTTAAAAAACTTAATATGAAATCTAGGTCGACAATCTGACTTGTAACATAATCACGATTAAGCAATGAAATGGTTTTGAATACCGCAAGGTCAAGCCGGTAGCTACAAACTGTTCAAAAGTCTACAGGTTTGACTGCGAGTAGTGACAACTGTTTCTGGGTATGCTCTTTATTTTATGCTGTGTAAATGAGTTATGACCAGCAACCCTAAGCAATTTTTCTCTTGATATATGAAAAATGAGATTTAGGAAACATATTCACCTCTTTATGGAAAGCAAGCACTCAAAACCAGCACTATTAAGTGGCAAAATTTCCCATGAGCCCGTGATCGTTTTGACATAATTACTTCTGATATATCAGTGAAGTTAAGTGTTCACAGACACGTCTTGCGTGATGCTTCACTGTAGACCCGATGATAAGTCAATTCCACTACTCACCTTATTTCCTCTATGTTTGCCACAGATATCTGGTCAGTACACCAGATTTACTTAACTAGATTCAAACTTGAGCACAAGAAGGTTCAATCCATATGCTCGGAATATGAACGGCTAAATGCCACTGATTTTTTAGCCAATAGTACTTAATGCCGACTTATATTTCCCTTCATTCTCATAGCATTCTGCAAACCCTGGAGAACATACTTGCATGTCAAACCATTAGGAGCAAAGCCCAATTTCAGCATCTTATCTTGCAGCTCCATCAGTTCAATAGAACTACTGCGCTCACTCCTAGCCTCTAAAACTAAATTGTAACTATCAGTATCATAAAGCTGATACCCAATAGCAAGCGAAACTAGCAGGGATTCTGCTTTGTCAATATTTTTTTCTTTGCAATATCCAGATATCAAAGCCCTACAGATGATTAGATCAGGTTTAAGACGGTACACAACCATTTCTTGCATCAAGGTTTCTGCCTGCGAACATCTGCTCAATCTACAGAGACTGCTAATGAGATCTTGATATATGGCAAAAGATGGGGTAATGTTTCTTTCAAGCATCTTGTCTTTATATCGCAATGCTTCCTCAACGTAACTGTTATCACATAATGACTTGCTCAGCGTTTCATAAATTTCCTCATCGGGTTCATGACCATCCTCCAACATTCTATCTACAAGTTTAACAGCCGCAAATGGGTGGTTCTCTTTTGCCAAAGACGTAATCAAGTACTTATATATATCACTCGGAATTGCAACCCTGTATCTTTTGAGCTCCACGACCATATTCAATCCAGAATGCCAATGACCTAATTTCCCATATCCTTCCACAAGTACCCGACAAGTGAAATTATCAGGTAAATTCCCACTTCCAATCATTTCATGAACTAGAAGCCTAGATTCTTTCATCTTCCCCTCTCTACAATAACCATGAATAAGCGAATTATAAGATACGATATCTGGAGCCAATCCTCTATTTATCATTCGATGGAATACCTCATGAGCCTCCTTTACCTTCCCAATCTTACAAAGGCCATTTATCAACGTGGTATAGGTGACTACATCGGGCACCACACCTCTCCTATACATGATTTTATACAGATAAAACGCGTCATCCAACCTAGAATGTCGACAGTAACTACCAATCAAAGTATTATAAGTCACAAGGTCAGGTACAAACCCCTCTTCCTCCATCTTCTCCAAAAACTCATTAACCTTATCTTTGCTCCGATCCTTGCACAACACATTAGTAAATATATTAAAAGTACACGTATTCGGATCAACTCCAATCCTCCACATCTCCTTATAAAGTTCCCAGCATTTATCAATACAATCGGACTTCGAAAGACTGTTCaataaacaattaaaagcaaGAACATGAGGCACAAATCCCATCTTAACCATCTTTCTAAACACCCTATACCCTTCCTTAACCCTACCATCTTTAGCATAAGCTTTCAAAAGCATATCAAAAACAGCAGGGTCCCAATTACATTCCTCAGAACAAGAAACCAACCCATCAAAAGCATCAATCTTTCGGGTTTTATCCGTCTCTAAATCAATCAATTCACACAGAAATTCCATCCCTTGTCGAAAATTCTTAGACCAAAccaaaatatgaacaataatacAGTAATTATGAACACTTGGGTAAATACCCAGATCTAATTTCACCCAATTAAAGAAAGTAAGAGCAGAATTAGACTCACATTGACATCTAAGCAAAACTTTGGAAATTTCATGAGTGCCCAAATGAGGAATAAGGTGTTGCAATGAATCATTAAGCTGAAGAAGGGCAGTTTGGGAATTGTTTTGCTTTAGTGTTGAGCAAATTAAATTGAccaaattattagggttttgggatTGGGGAAGGAAAGAGTAAAGAGGGTTTAAGGAGGGTTTTGAGTTTAAGACTGTTAAGGGttgtaatgatgatgatgatgatgatgatgatgatttggTAGAGTAACAACAAATAATTTGGCGTAGTACAGAAGAAGAAGTAGAAGAGCTAATTCGATTCATTTGCAGAAGTAGAGAAATCATGAGTTATGGATAAATTTGTTACCCAGAATTTTGGAAGATTGTGTAACTTTGTTGTAACAGACTCGCAAATGTGTAATGTGTTTGAATTTTACTGCTATTTTGATCTTCAAATACATACACGCGACTAGAAATGCCAAACCGGTCAATCGGATCGGGTTAGTTCGGGTTTCTTATCGTTTTCGGGTTAATTCGGATCGGGTCGTGGTTATTTCGGGTTTTGGATCTCTTTTGATAAgttggtcgggtcattttcgaatCAAACGGGTCGGGTTATTTTCGGTCAAgttattttcgggtcaatgaataagagagaaagaaGTTATTTCATATCTTTTCGGTTTAACTATAGTTATGTTTAACCGAGTCGTTTTCGGGTTGGCTGGtatcggatcgggtcatttttgggtcggGTTAGTTACGGGTCAAGAAATTTCAGGTCATGTTTGGGCCGAGTCAGGTCAATCGTGTTTTGAGTCACATTCGAGTGATGTaattcgggtcaatttcgggtttTGGATtagccttttcgggtcgggtcgagttcTTTTTGCCAGGTCTAACTGCAACTTTGGGATTGGGCGACTTGCAAATGCGACCAGTGCATGGCCGTCTCGGAGATTTCGGGAGCTTGTGTGAGATTTTGAAAATAAACcttaaaattcgctattttacATCTTACTGGTTTTATATACTCTTAAGGGCTCGCCTGGAATGTAGGGAAAAATTATTAGGGTAATGTTTAAAGAGAAATAATTACTGGGAATTTAGTCCAGGAAATAATATGTTCCTTATTTTCAAGTTTGGAATGTTAAGAGAATTGTTACTGGATCATCTATTTTCAAATTTGGGATTTGTTAAAAGTGTAATTAGTGCATTATGTACAAAATTAATTCATATTTGTTCAATATACAGTAATACATTGACTAATACATTACTCCAATAATAGTTACCCACGAGGGAGGGTGGGTAATACATTACTCCTATACGGAAGTAATGAGTTGCCTAAATGAATAGTCACCATCATATCAAACTCACTAAAATGACCCTAAATTATTACTCCCTCAAGCCCTAAAGCTATTTTTGGTAGCATATTTTTTTCGTTGACTTTTAATATTATCTTACAAGTAAAATAAATGTTTTATTAATTtgttttacatgttttactaAGAGGTTGTTTTGTTGCTTTTTAAATTCATGGGAATTGGAAAATCATGGGAAGTAGCTAAATGAAGTcttgtttggttgcccaattCATGGGAAATGGAACTTCCTATGGAACTTCAATTCCTACATAATGTAGGAAGTCACTTACCTATGCCCCCTAGGTAAGTGGAAATTCTCACATGAATTGAAGTTATCACatccaaccaaacaacatttatacAATTCACATGATTTTCAAGTTCATATGAATTTAATCTTCCCGGGAATTCTATCTTCCTGTgttgaaccaaacgactcctttaataataaaaaaatagggAACAAACAATGTAAAATGCAACTTTGCATATCAGACTTAcaagaatgaaaaaaattatttgtAATAATTGAATGTTAgaattaaaccaaaatatacgTCTAAATGTAAATGTAATTTCGTGGAAAAAAAATGGGAGTATAAAACGCTCTTAGGAAACTCGAACCCAGGTGCAATGAAAAGAAAGGCAAATGCAAATATGCAATGCACAAATGCTAGACTATGTGGCGCTTTCATTAACTTCCACAACATCAAGTCAATTAGCCTATTGATATCGCCTTAATGGCCCCCAAAAATCATCAGTTAATAGACTATACCTCCTGTGGTATATTATTAATATACAACCAAGGCTAGTTTAGTCTTTTACATCCCTAatttttattttcctaatttaTGTAAAACTAAATCTAAAATTTTGCAACTAAATGTTCAACGCAGTCCAAAAttttctccctctctctctctccataTTTTTCTAACTGATTTCAATTATGCAGTTACTCAATTATCTATTCCATCAATATTATTTTTTCATCTATAGTAATTCACAATAATCAAAGATTTATACAAAAGTTACAATATATGGATGATGAAGTTTTTACGATGGATGATTCAAATTTATCACCAGCAATAGAAAACGGAGTTTCTAAGGAATTTGGAATGTCAATGGAAATTGCTGCTTTTAATCAAGTATCAATGAATTTGGAAAGACAACTAGATGAGAAATCTCCTTGTCAAGGTAATAATCGTTAGTTTTATGTGTTACGTCAATATATTTGTACTGAAACTTAgaattttcgtcattaaatccatGAATTTTTGCAATTGTATCtcatagaagatatgatttgcgTCAATTTTACAAGGCTAAACTAGCTCGATAAGTCTGTTGATAAGCTCGTTATTTTTTCGACTTTGAATATATGTTCGGCTCGATAAGTCTGTTGAATAGCTCGTATAGGTTGTGAGTTTTGCTCTATTTGTTTGATATATATTAAAATTTTAATAGCTCGATAAGTCTGTTGAATAGCTCATTAATTTTTCGACTTTGAATATATGTTCGGCTCGATAAGTCTGTTGAATAACTCGTATAGGTTGTGTGTTTTGCTCTGTTTATTTGATATATATTAAAATTTTAATAGCTCGATAAGTCTATTGAATAGCTCGTTAATTTTTCGACTTTGAATATATGTTCGGCTCGATAAGTCTGTTGAATAGCTCGTATAGGTTGTGAGTTTTGCTCTATTTGTTtgatactccctctatttttttatatatgactttctcacatttcgagacactcccttctcctcttcaatatctcttaaactataagactaaatattatgatatgtatactcatatgaaagagtttttcgtaaggaatttattagtaccatttttatattttttaaacaaatatatttttgtaaatattaaagtcaaaggcttacctcgtaaatgcaaaacgtaatatataaaaaagtggagggagtatatgttaaaattttaattttgttcgGGAAAATTACATGACAGCTCAATAGGTTACTAGTATTGCTCATGACTGTTTGATATATATGATGATTTTACATTTGCTCGGTAAATTTACATGATAACTCAGTGGGTCGGTGGTTTTTGCAATTGGTTTCATAGTTTTGGCATCA from Silene latifolia isolate original U9 population chromosome 3, ASM4854445v1, whole genome shotgun sequence harbors:
- the LOC141647951 gene encoding uncharacterized protein LOC141647951; the protein is MISLLLQMNRISSSTSSSVLRQIICCYSTKSSSSSSSSSLQPLTVLNSKPSLNPLYSFLPQSQNPNNLVNLICSTLKQNNSQTALLQLNDSLQHLIPHLGTHEISKVLLRCQCESNSALTFFNWVKLDLGIYPSVHNYCIIVHILVWSKNFRQGMEFLCELIDLETDKTRKIDAFDGLVSCSEECNWDPAVFDMLLKAYAKDGRVKEGYRVFRKMVKMGFVPHVLAFNCLLNSLSKSDCIDKCWELYKEMWRIGVDPNTCTFNIFTNVLCKDRSKDKVNEFLEKMEEEGFVPDLVTYNTLIGSYCRHSRLDDAFYLYKIMYRRGVVPDVVTYTTLINGLCKIGKVKEAHEVFHRMINRGLAPDIVSYNSLIHGYCREGKMKESRLLVHEMIGSGNLPDNFTCRVLVEGYGKLGHWHSGLNMVVELKRYRVAIPSDIYKYLITSLAKENHPFAAVKLVDRMLEDGHEPDEEIYETLSKSLCDNSYVEEALRYKDKMLERNITPSFAIYQDLISSLCRLSRCSQAETLMQEMVVYRLKPDLIICRALISGYCKEKNIDKAESLLVSLAIGYQLYDTDSYNLVLEARSERSSSIELMELQDKMLKLGFAPNGLTCKYVLQGLQNAMRMKGNISRH